The Equus quagga isolate Etosha38 chromosome 10, UCLA_HA_Equagga_1.0, whole genome shotgun sequence genome includes a region encoding these proteins:
- the LOC124245713 gene encoding protein BEX1, whose product MASKEEQAVKNLNMENANQENEKKDEKEHDASKGEPLALPLEAGECCVPRGNRRRFRVRQPILQYRWDMTQRLGEPQARMREENMERIGEEVRQLREKLREKQLSHSLRAVSTDPPHHDHHDEFCLMP is encoded by the coding sequence ATGGCGTCCAAAGAGGAGCAAGCAGTAAAAAACCTCAACATGGAAAATGCCaaccaggaaaatgaaaaaaaggatgaaaaggaacACGATGCTAGTAAAGGAGAGCCCTTGGCCCTCCCTTTGGAAGCTGGTGAATGCTGTGTGCCTAGAGGAAATCGTAGACGGTTCCGTGTTAGGCAGCCCATCCTGCAATATAGATGGGACATGACCCAGAGGCTTGGAGAGCCACAGGCAAGGATGAGAGAAGAGAATATGGAAAGGATTGGGGAGGAGGTGAGACAGCTGAGGGAAAAGCTGAGGGAAAAGCAGTTGAGTCATAGTTTGCGGGCAGTTAGCACTGACCCCCCTCACCATGACCATCATGATGAGTTTTGCCTTATGCCTTGA